A region of Selenomonadales bacterium 4137-cl DNA encodes the following proteins:
- the nrfD gene encoding polysulfide reductase NrfD translates to MSQKHEGWGWMLAVDFFFAGMGGAMLVIAGIVDLFVGEGRTSALASFLGAAFMALGSGLLIFELGRPFQSWRVFMNPRAILTVGAWVMSLAICAGLVYTTFSFAVFPWSDWVLVRKLVAVVIVVSGLIVATYPGVLLGRLKGRPLWVGPGMTSLFLTSSLVTAFAAHILCGMIVAPATIGDVLARFPAITAVLLAVQLLLWVSYMWVKISGATEAEAVAARRLLCGEYSSAFKYGLMLVGTVLPLLLVLVSSPLYQAAGAILVLVGGFILRMLVIYAGGADRTWLPGEVKYRSRLPHGDEAFMKAWNEKEFWTTNK, encoded by the coding sequence ATGAGTCAAAAGCATGAAGGCTGGGGCTGGATGCTGGCCGTCGATTTCTTCTTCGCAGGCATGGGCGGAGCGATGCTGGTGATCGCCGGGATTGTCGACCTGTTCGTCGGCGAGGGGCGCACTTCGGCGCTCGCTAGTTTCCTTGGGGCCGCGTTTATGGCCCTGGGGTCGGGTCTGCTGATCTTCGAACTTGGCCGCCCCTTCCAGTCGTGGCGTGTATTTATGAACCCAAGGGCAATCCTGACGGTGGGGGCCTGGGTTATGTCGCTGGCGATTTGCGCCGGCCTGGTTTACACGACGTTTTCGTTCGCCGTTTTCCCCTGGAGCGATTGGGTGCTGGTCCGCAAGCTGGTGGCCGTGGTCATCGTGGTGTCCGGCCTGATTGTGGCCACTTATCCCGGCGTGCTGCTGGGGCGGCTTAAAGGCCGGCCGCTGTGGGTCGGTCCCGGGATGACGAGCTTGTTTCTGACCTCGTCGCTGGTTACCGCGTTCGCCGCCCACATCCTGTGCGGCATGATTGTGGCTCCGGCTACGATCGGCGACGTACTCGCCAGGTTCCCGGCGATAACCGCCGTGTTGCTGGCTGTGCAATTGCTGCTGTGGGTCAGTTATATGTGGGTGAAAATCAGCGGCGCGACCGAGGCTGAAGCGGTCGCCGCCCGGAGATTGCTTTGCGGCGAGTACTCCTCGGCGTTCAAGTATGGTCTCATGCTGGTGGGAACGGTGCTGCCGCTCCTGCTCGTGCTGGTTTCGTCGCCGCTTTATCAGGCGGCGGGCGCGATTCTGGTGCTCGTGGGCGGGTTTATCCTGCGCATGCTGGTCATTTACGCCGGCGGCGCTGACCGGACCTGGCTTCCGGGCGAGGTGAAGTATCGTTCGCGTCTCCCGCATGGTGACGAAGCCTTTATGAAGGCCTGGAACGAGAAGGAGTTTTGGACCACAAATAAGTAA
- a CDS encoding radical SAM protein, whose translation MKPAEFTAVNTVLNRTESVCPVCLRVVAAQVVAEGRAVYLEKECPEHGAYKTYLWPDVDHYRWMGAFQYPGVRPKQPLPARQGCPRDCGPCTGHLRQATLVELELTQRCNLRCPVCFMAAGSAQKAAPPEPDLEAIGSVLRNVMEKTGPQTSIQLTGGEPTVRHDLADIVRLGREVGFLAIEVNTNGVVIAKDPGYAARLAEAGASGIYLQFDGLSQEVYRKIRGEDLLAVKLRAIENCRAAGIQAVLAMTVISGINDDQMGAVLDFALKNRDVVAGVAYQPAFGSGRFDVAPERRLTMGDVAFMLAEQSQGLLGPYDLWPLACSHPLCSCATYIVEEQGKFSPLTRRITPAEYAEYYDPASPQGSIFPDIAASRFPELGSGLSVVVMGYMDARSMDLQRLRECSMLVAGPEGRLVPFCAYQLTDVSGNKTVTQRCGA comes from the coding sequence ATGAAACCGGCTGAATTCACCGCAGTAAACACCGTTTTGAATCGTACGGAGAGCGTCTGCCCTGTTTGTTTGCGGGTCGTCGCCGCGCAGGTCGTCGCCGAGGGCCGGGCCGTCTATCTGGAAAAGGAATGCCCCGAGCACGGGGCATATAAGACCTACCTGTGGCCGGATGTCGACCACTACAGGTGGATGGGAGCTTTTCAGTACCCCGGGGTGCGGCCCAAACAGCCGCTGCCCGCGCGGCAGGGCTGCCCGCGTGACTGCGGGCCGTGCACCGGCCATCTCCGCCAAGCGACGCTGGTGGAACTGGAGCTTACCCAGCGCTGCAATCTGCGCTGCCCGGTCTGTTTTATGGCGGCCGGGTCGGCGCAGAAAGCCGCGCCGCCCGAGCCCGACCTTGAGGCTATCGGCAGCGTTCTCAGGAATGTGATGGAGAAAACGGGTCCCCAGACGAGTATCCAGCTTACCGGGGGGGAGCCTACGGTTCGCCACGACCTGGCTGACATCGTCCGGCTGGGCCGGGAAGTGGGATTTCTCGCTATCGAGGTCAACACGAACGGCGTGGTGATCGCCAAGGACCCAGGCTACGCCGCACGCCTGGCCGAAGCGGGGGCAAGCGGCATTTATCTGCAGTTCGACGGGCTGAGTCAGGAGGTATACAGGAAGATCCGCGGCGAGGATTTGCTGGCGGTCAAGCTGCGGGCGATCGAAAATTGCCGGGCGGCCGGTATCCAGGCCGTGCTGGCGATGACGGTCATCAGCGGCATCAACGACGACCAGATGGGGGCCGTGCTCGATTTTGCCCTCAAGAACCGCGACGTGGTTGCCGGCGTGGCTTATCAACCTGCTTTCGGCTCCGGCCGTTTCGACGTTGCCCCCGAGCGTCGGCTGACGATGGGGGATGTGGCCTTCATGCTGGCCGAGCAGAGCCAGGGCCTGTTAGGGCCGTATGACCTGTGGCCGCTGGCGTGTTCGCACCCGCTTTGCTCCTGCGCTACTTATATTGTCGAAGAACAGGGCAAGTTCAGCCCGCTGACCCGCCGGATCACTCCCGCCGAATATGCGGAGTATTACGATCCGGCCAGCCCGCAGGGTTCTATATTCCCCGACATTGCCGCCAGCCGGTTCCCCGAACTTGGTTCCGGCCTGTCGGTTGTCGTGATGGGTTATATGGACGCCCGTAGCATGGATCTGCAGCGCCTCAGGGAGTGCAGCATGCTGGTCGCCGGGCCGGAAGGCCGGCTGGTCCCGTTTTGTGCCTACCAGCTCACCGACGTGTCCGGAAATAAGACCGTCACGCAAAGGTGCGGAGCATGA
- a CDS encoding molybdopterin-dependent oxidoreductase, whose amino-acid sequence MTQEKLVKTNCRFCGYQCGLTATVTDGRVTAVEPDPTQYPGDAGIQRGCRRWRVAPEFLDHPQRINYPLKRVGERGSGQWQRITWDQALDEIAAKLATLKERHGPEMLATCIGGPHAVFWPLHRFMNLFGSPNNVGIGQICWNPATWVNALTYGWTIENELDPEKTACAMFWGTNPAESDNSLLWRTLVRFSQTGKPLIVVDPRRTRTAELATLWLPVRPGTDAVLALGLINVIVAERLYDETFVDRWCNGFARLAEHVARYTPAYVESVTGIKAETVVAAARLYAGNAPATLISGRGIDQIGANSFATQRGLAIMRAITGNLDTPGASHITDMPDFIPEIDLELSDRFPAEARQKRLGSLALQSYPGYERVRRLTMRHGRRLPMRYLTSAQPNLVWRAMLTGEPYPIRSLIVMATNPLLTQADSRLIYDALKSLDLLVVLEMFPTPTTMLADYVLPSAGALERPLLETKAGTANLAYGGAKAVEPYYERRPDYDFWRGIGLRLGQENDWPWQSFEAALAASMEPTGWTWDDFCREGLYTLPPEYRKHEHIDPQTGQPAGFATASGKVELYCGLVAELGGDPLPVPQPTPATSEEYPLSLITGARFQPYFASSFRQFASLRSAHPEPWAEVSVATARRLGLEDGCRVWVETERGRASFTLRIARMGDGVVSVEYGWWYPEMAAAEPSIGGLWAANANTLTNADYETSDPMIGTATYNGLPCRVSRAE is encoded by the coding sequence ATGACACAGGAAAAGCTTGTTAAAACGAATTGCCGCTTCTGCGGCTATCAATGCGGCCTTACAGCCACCGTGACCGACGGCCGGGTGACGGCGGTCGAGCCAGACCCGACCCAGTACCCCGGCGACGCGGGCATTCAGCGTGGCTGCCGGCGGTGGCGGGTGGCACCGGAATTTCTCGACCATCCCCAGCGGATTAATTATCCGCTGAAGCGAGTGGGCGAGCGCGGCAGCGGACAGTGGCAGCGGATTACGTGGGACCAGGCGCTGGACGAGATCGCGGCCAAGCTTGCGACGCTCAAGGAACGCCACGGCCCGGAGATGCTGGCAACCTGCATCGGCGGCCCGCACGCGGTTTTCTGGCCGCTCCACCGGTTCATGAATCTTTTCGGCAGCCCCAACAACGTGGGGATCGGCCAGATATGCTGGAATCCGGCCACCTGGGTCAATGCCCTGACTTATGGATGGACGATCGAAAATGAGCTTGACCCCGAAAAAACGGCGTGCGCGATGTTTTGGGGCACGAATCCGGCCGAGTCGGACAACTCTTTGTTGTGGCGTACGTTGGTGCGCTTCAGCCAGACAGGCAAGCCGTTGATCGTCGTCGACCCGCGGCGGACGCGGACGGCGGAGTTGGCTACGCTTTGGCTGCCGGTGCGCCCCGGCACCGATGCTGTGCTGGCTCTTGGCTTGATCAACGTGATTGTGGCCGAAAGGCTATATGACGAGACGTTTGTCGACAGGTGGTGCAATGGGTTCGCCCGCCTGGCGGAGCACGTGGCCCGCTACACGCCTGCGTATGTTGAGAGTGTCACCGGGATAAAAGCGGAAACGGTTGTGGCGGCCGCGCGGCTTTACGCCGGAAATGCGCCGGCGACCCTGATTTCCGGCCGGGGCATCGACCAGATCGGCGCCAACAGTTTTGCCACCCAGCGAGGGCTGGCGATTATGAGGGCCATAACCGGCAACCTCGACACGCCAGGGGCTTCGCATATCACGGATATGCCGGATTTTATCCCGGAAATCGACCTGGAACTGAGCGATCGCTTTCCGGCCGAGGCGCGCCAGAAGAGACTGGGAAGTCTGGCGTTGCAGTCTTACCCCGGTTACGAGCGCGTCCGGAGATTGACGATGCGGCACGGCCGGCGGCTGCCGATGCGCTATCTGACTTCCGCCCAGCCCAACCTGGTGTGGCGGGCGATGCTGACCGGCGAGCCGTACCCGATCCGATCGCTGATCGTGATGGCGACCAATCCGCTGCTGACCCAGGCGGACAGCCGGCTGATTTACGACGCGCTGAAAAGCCTCGATTTGCTGGTAGTGCTGGAGATGTTCCCGACACCGACGACGATGCTGGCCGACTACGTGTTGCCGAGCGCCGGCGCCCTGGAGCGCCCGCTGCTGGAGACGAAGGCCGGTACAGCCAATCTGGCGTACGGTGGCGCCAAGGCGGTCGAACCGTATTACGAGCGGCGTCCCGATTACGATTTTTGGCGAGGGATCGGGCTGAGGTTGGGGCAGGAGAACGACTGGCCCTGGCAAAGCTTCGAAGCGGCACTGGCCGCGAGCATGGAACCGACGGGCTGGACGTGGGATGATTTTTGCCGCGAGGGCCTGTATACGCTGCCGCCGGAATACCGCAAGCACGAGCATATCGACCCCCAGACCGGCCAGCCCGCAGGGTTTGCCACCGCCAGTGGCAAGGTTGAACTCTATTGCGGGCTTGTCGCCGAACTCGGCGGCGACCCGTTGCCAGTGCCGCAACCTACGCCGGCGACGAGCGAGGAGTATCCCCTGTCGCTGATCACCGGGGCGCGATTCCAACCGTATTTCGCCTCCAGTTTCCGCCAGTTCGCATCATTGCGTTCCGCTCACCCCGAGCCGTGGGCCGAAGTCAGCGTCGCCACGGCGCGCCGGCTGGGTCTCGAAGATGGCTGCCGGGTATGGGTCGAGACGGAGCGCGGGCGGGCCAGCTTTACGCTGCGGATCGCCCGTATGGGCGACGGCGTGGTGAGCGTCGAGTACGGGTGGTGGTACCCGGAGATGGCGGCGGCCGAGCCAAGCATCGGCGGCCTGTGGGCGGCAAACGCCAATACCCTGACCAACGCCGATTACGAGACTTCCGATCCCATGATAGGGACCGCAACATATAACGGGCTACCCTGCCGGGTGTCGAGGGCGGAGTAG
- a CDS encoding molybdopterin-dependent oxidoreductase, with product MSKITKEWKHVNEDGSYTVRTCGWSPPGDHPVGCGMKLHVKGGKLVKVEGDPDHPISQGRLCIRCLTLPEFVHHPQRITTPMKRAPENRGKDIWQKISWDEAWDIIVPKIKEFKKKYGAESIVVFGGTGRQACLYYYPLGFASIGTPNVCYPWSGWSCYGPRCSITDYILGAGYPEIDFAGTYPDRYDNPNYVVPKWIMQWGKNPLMSNPDGFFGHSLIDLLKRGTELIQIDPRMTWLGTRSKYVCQLRPGTDTALALAFINVIINEELYDKDFVENWCYGFDELKERAQEYSPEKVADITWVPAQKIREVARFMATEKPGAIQWGLAVDENPNGVQLGHAILSLCAITGNLDVPGGITMGPPAALLGKWRMETRRNLSPELWDKRIGAKEWPALSTAMATTHPDETLDTLETGKPYKLRMGWFNSSNFITPTCSAQPDRWYRALKSLEFNVVQDLFMTPTAMAFADVFLPLPTFAEADGVVVTHFGRNAVFLGAINEALRVGDTKSDIEVCIELGKKLHPDMWQFDSVDDFFTKQLKPELGIDFNDLREQFIYQPKYEYRKFETGKLRSDGEPGFNTVTGMVELTSTLFEAWGEDALPYFQEPPYSPVSTPELFKEYPFVLTTGARKFTSFHSEHRQISTLREIDPYNEMEIHPDAAAKLGIIDGDWVMMENMFGKCKAKAKLTPIIHPQVVHSTHGWWYPEKPGEEPSLFGVWESNINTLIPHKHIGKLGFGCPAKQMICKVYRIEEGV from the coding sequence GTGAGCAAAATAACCAAAGAATGGAAGCACGTAAACGAGGACGGTTCATATACCGTCAGAACCTGCGGCTGGTCGCCCCCTGGTGACCATCCCGTAGGATGCGGCATGAAGCTGCATGTTAAAGGCGGCAAGCTCGTGAAGGTTGAGGGCGACCCCGATCATCCTATCAGCCAGGGCCGGCTTTGCATCCGCTGTCTGACGCTGCCGGAATTCGTGCATCATCCCCAGCGTATCACCACGCCGATGAAGCGCGCTCCCGAAAATCGCGGCAAAGACATCTGGCAAAAGATCTCCTGGGACGAAGCCTGGGATATCATCGTTCCGAAAATTAAAGAGTTCAAGAAGAAGTACGGCGCCGAGTCGATCGTCGTTTTTGGCGGCACCGGCCGTCAGGCTTGCCTGTACTACTATCCGCTTGGCTTCGCTTCGATCGGCACCCCGAACGTCTGCTATCCCTGGAGCGGCTGGTCCTGCTATGGCCCGCGCTGCTCTATCACCGACTACATCCTCGGCGCCGGCTATCCCGAGATCGACTTCGCCGGTACTTATCCCGACCGTTACGACAACCCGAACTATGTTGTGCCGAAATGGATCATGCAGTGGGGCAAAAACCCGCTTATGTCCAACCCGGACGGCTTCTTCGGCCACTCGCTCATCGACCTGCTGAAGCGCGGCACGGAGCTCATTCAGATCGACCCGCGGATGACCTGGCTCGGCACCCGTTCCAAGTACGTCTGCCAGCTGCGTCCCGGCACCGACACCGCTCTTGCTCTCGCGTTCATCAACGTCATCATCAACGAAGAACTGTACGACAAGGACTTCGTCGAAAACTGGTGCTACGGCTTCGACGAACTCAAAGAGCGCGCTCAGGAATACTCGCCTGAGAAAGTCGCCGACATCACCTGGGTACCTGCCCAGAAAATCCGCGAAGTTGCCCGCTTCATGGCTACCGAAAAACCGGGCGCCATTCAGTGGGGTCTGGCCGTCGACGAAAACCCGAACGGCGTTCAGCTCGGCCACGCTATCCTGTCCCTGTGCGCCATCACCGGCAACCTCGACGTTCCCGGCGGCATCACCATGGGCCCACCGGCCGCTCTGCTCGGCAAATGGCGTATGGAAACCCGCCGCAACCTGTCCCCCGAACTGTGGGACAAGCGGATCGGCGCCAAAGAATGGCCTGCGCTCAGCACCGCCATGGCGACCACTCATCCGGACGAGACCCTCGATACCCTCGAGACCGGCAAACCCTACAAACTGCGCATGGGCTGGTTCAACAGCAGCAACTTCATCACCCCGACCTGCTCCGCTCAGCCTGACCGCTGGTACAGGGCCCTCAAGAGCCTCGAGTTCAACGTTGTTCAGGACCTGTTCATGACCCCGACCGCGATGGCGTTCGCCGATGTATTCCTGCCGCTGCCTACCTTCGCGGAAGCCGACGGCGTCGTTGTTACCCACTTCGGCCGCAATGCCGTGTTCCTTGGCGCCATCAACGAAGCTCTGCGCGTTGGCGACACCAAGTCTGACATCGAGGTCTGCATCGAGCTCGGCAAAAAACTCCACCCGGATATGTGGCAGTTCGACAGCGTCGACGACTTCTTCACCAAGCAGCTCAAACCCGAGCTGGGCATCGACTTCAACGACCTGCGCGAACAGTTCATCTATCAGCCCAAATACGAATACCGCAAGTTCGAAACCGGCAAACTGCGCTCCGACGGCGAACCCGGCTTCAACACCGTTACCGGCATGGTCGAGCTCACCTCCACGCTGTTCGAGGCCTGGGGCGAAGATGCGCTGCCGTACTTCCAGGAGCCCCCGTACAGCCCGGTCAGCACACCGGAACTCTTCAAGGAGTATCCGTTCGTTCTTACCACCGGCGCGAGGAAGTTCACCTCCTTCCATTCCGAGCACAGGCAGATTTCGACCCTGCGCGAGATCGATCCGTACAACGAAATGGAAATCCATCCCGACGCCGCCGCCAAGCTCGGCATTATCGATGGCGACTGGGTCATGATGGAGAACATGTTCGGCAAGTGTAAGGCCAAAGCCAAACTCACGCCGATCATCCACCCGCAGGTCGTCCATTCGACCCACGGTTGGTGGTACCCCGAAAAACCGGGTGAAGAGCCCAGCCTGTTCGGTGTTTGGGAATCGAACATCAACACCCTGATTCCGCACAAGCACATCGGCAAACTTGGCTTCGGCTGCCCGGCCAAGCAGATGATCTGCAAGGTGTACCGGATCGAAGAGGGAGTCTAA
- a CDS encoding helix-turn-helix domain-containing protein has protein sequence MLGLPEHSGKKGEMLYASLELFATRGYDAVSVRDIAKAAGVSEAALYKHFAGKEDMALFIFGGIISEYTARLKAVAAGPEGAVAKLGRIVDVTYELYREYPAEIRFALLSQYLFWDKVAEEIKPHFVIRRIIADGMDSGEIPRREVYLWIAIFSGVMLQPLAQHRYFADVLPGMAELKVEIKAVVRKLFAVE, from the coding sequence ATGCTGGGTTTACCTGAACACAGCGGGAAAAAAGGCGAAATGCTGTACGCCAGCCTGGAGCTATTCGCGACACGGGGGTATGACGCGGTTTCGGTGCGCGATATCGCCAAGGCCGCCGGCGTGTCGGAAGCTGCGCTGTACAAGCATTTCGCCGGCAAAGAGGATATGGCGCTTTTCATCTTCGGCGGTATTATCAGCGAATACACCGCGCGGCTGAAAGCCGTCGCTGCCGGGCCGGAAGGGGCGGTGGCGAAGCTGGGACGCATCGTCGACGTGACTTATGAACTTTACCGCGAATACCCCGCGGAGATTCGCTTCGCCTTGCTGTCGCAGTACCTGTTCTGGGATAAGGTGGCCGAGGAGATCAAACCGCATTTCGTCATCCGCCGGATTATCGCCGACGGGATGGATAGCGGAGAGATACCGCGGCGGGAGGTGTACCTGTGGATCGCGATTTTTTCGGGAGTAATGCTGCAGCCGCTGGCCCAGCACCGCTATTTCGCCGATGTGCTGCCGGGAATGGCGGAGTTGAAGGTGGAAATCAAGGCTGTGGTTCGGAAATTGTTCGCTGTGGAATAA
- a CDS encoding AMP-binding protein, with the protein MKVLLRAFLQMLFRTRLTGEREISLEGPSIVLPNHVSFLDAIFLYAYLPGDVCFVVNTAIAQKLGFVLRWVNHVTVDPLNPYSLKKIVGEIKAGKTVVLFPEGRITVTGGLMKIYSGVGFVALKTGAALHPVIFRGPEFSKLSRIKDKVRSRWLPRVTIHVGTRTHLTLSRAGSFRRQKKEISDQLLALLQLNLFEARQQEDAGANLFDKLLDAGLVHGYAKTVAADIGGTVTYKQVIIACYVLGGRLEQALAGEERAGVLLPNSIGHLVALFALFYLGKTPAILNFSAGAENIFNCAETAGISAIVTSRTFVEKGRFEELIARLASRFRIIYLEDVRQEITLADKIGGLVKFLRKERARGKGDVILFTSGSESKPKGVVLSHANILANINQATSVIDYTPRDRMLNALPMFHSFGLTAGTLLPVLGGVEVFLYPTPLHYKIIPEIAYDRNLTLLLGTPTFLAGYARYAHPYDFFSMRLVLAGGEKLKEEVRQVWLDKFGIRILEGYGTTETSPVLCLNTPIMYKAGSVGRFLPGVEWRLAEVPGIEDGGNLLVKGPNVMAGYLLHGKGFVPAPDWYDCGDVVSVDGEGFVSIRARLKRFAKISGEMVSLDAVEKAAERCFGTDRNAAVNVPDAKRGEKIILYTVNTKATRQALREFMSGTRQNMLAMPAEVVIVDQLPLLGSGKTDYVTLKARAQGDTGHGF; encoded by the coding sequence GTGAAGGTTTTGCTGCGCGCCTTTTTGCAAATGCTGTTCAGGACGAGGCTGACAGGGGAGAGGGAAATAAGCCTCGAGGGGCCGTCGATCGTACTGCCGAATCATGTTTCGTTTCTCGACGCAATCTTTCTTTACGCATATTTGCCTGGTGACGTGTGTTTCGTCGTCAATACGGCGATCGCGCAAAAGCTCGGCTTTGTCCTGCGGTGGGTCAACCATGTCACCGTCGACCCGCTTAATCCGTATTCGCTGAAAAAGATCGTCGGCGAGATAAAGGCCGGAAAGACGGTGGTGCTGTTTCCCGAGGGGCGGATAACGGTGACCGGCGGCCTGATGAAAATCTACAGCGGCGTCGGCTTCGTCGCGCTGAAGACGGGGGCGGCGCTTCATCCGGTTATCTTCCGCGGCCCTGAGTTTTCGAAGTTGTCACGGATTAAGGACAAGGTAAGGTCGCGTTGGCTGCCGCGGGTGACGATTCACGTGGGGACGAGAACGCATTTGACGCTGTCCCGGGCGGGGAGCTTCCGCCGGCAGAAGAAGGAGATAAGCGATCAGCTCCTGGCGCTGCTGCAGTTGAATCTGTTCGAGGCCCGCCAGCAGGAGGACGCGGGAGCAAATCTGTTCGACAAGCTGCTCGACGCCGGCCTTGTGCATGGCTACGCCAAGACGGTCGCGGCTGATATCGGCGGCACGGTAACGTATAAACAGGTGATCATTGCCTGCTACGTGCTCGGCGGGCGGCTGGAACAGGCGCTGGCGGGCGAGGAGAGGGCAGGGGTGCTTTTGCCCAACTCGATTGGCCACCTGGTGGCGTTGTTCGCGCTATTTTACCTCGGGAAAACGCCGGCCATCCTCAACTTCAGCGCCGGCGCCGAAAACATCTTTAATTGCGCCGAGACGGCCGGCATCAGCGCGATCGTGACCTCGCGGACGTTCGTCGAGAAGGGACGGTTCGAGGAACTGATAGCCAGGCTGGCGTCAAGATTCCGCATAATTTATCTGGAGGATGTGCGGCAGGAAATAACCCTTGCCGACAAAATCGGGGGCTTGGTGAAGTTTCTGCGGAAGGAGCGGGCCAGGGGCAAGGGCGACGTCATCCTGTTCACCAGCGGCAGCGAGAGCAAGCCCAAAGGAGTGGTGCTCAGCCACGCCAACATTCTCGCCAACATCAATCAGGCAACGTCGGTGATAGATTATACGCCGCGGGACAGGATGCTCAACGCGCTGCCGATGTTCCATTCCTTCGGCCTGACGGCCGGGACGTTGCTGCCGGTGCTGGGCGGGGTGGAGGTTTTCCTCTACCCGACGCCGCTGCATTACAAGATCATTCCCGAGATCGCTTACGACCGCAACCTGACCCTGTTGCTGGGAACGCCAACTTTTCTGGCCGGCTACGCCAGGTACGCCCATCCTTACGATTTTTTCAGCATGCGCCTCGTTCTGGCCGGCGGGGAGAAGCTCAAGGAGGAGGTGCGGCAGGTGTGGCTGGATAAGTTCGGCATCCGCATCCTTGAGGGCTACGGCACGACCGAGACTTCTCCGGTGCTTTGTCTCAATACGCCGATAATGTATAAGGCCGGCTCGGTCGGCCGATTTCTGCCCGGCGTCGAATGGCGGCTGGCGGAGGTGCCGGGAATCGAAGACGGCGGCAACCTGCTGGTGAAAGGGCCGAATGTGATGGCTGGGTACTTGCTGCATGGCAAAGGGTTTGTACCGGCACCCGATTGGTATGACTGCGGCGATGTGGTGAGCGTGGACGGCGAGGGCTTTGTGAGCATCAGGGCGCGGTTGAAAAGGTTCGCCAAGATTTCGGGCGAAATGGTCAGCCTCGACGCGGTGGAGAAGGCGGCCGAAAGGTGTTTCGGTACCGACCGCAACGCCGCCGTGAATGTGCCTGACGCCAAGAGAGGCGAGAAAATCATCCTGTATACGGTGAACACGAAGGCGACCAGGCAGGCCCTGCGGGAATTCATGAGCGGGACGCGCCAAAACATGCTGGCCATGCCGGCGGAGGTTGTAATCGTCGATCAACTGCCCCTGCTGGGCAGCGGCAAGACCGATTATGTGACACTGAAGGCGAGGGCGCAGGGGGACACGGGGCATGGTTTTTAG
- the lplT gene encoding lysophospholipid transporter LplT: MVFRPSPLGALFFAQFLSAFVDNMILFIAQAIIVRDSYPVYYLPFVQSTFLAAYILLSPWVGRFADKHAKATVLIAGNIVKTAGVALLLAAANPALGYAVVGVGAVIYSPAKYGILPFLTRGEDELLRANSGLESYTILAILAGSVAGGFLADLSIAMALIVSVLLYGASIAVNMLIPKDAGNRTISYGNAVSEFIADTAILLRHPRSHYSLIGTGSFWMASAVLRMIIFAWVPLTLGITGGTQISMIIAVTGVGVALGAAATPWLISIGTYRRTVWFGFGMGLGILAFLKISTLPVAVAFLLLVGVLGGVYIVPMNACLQQVGHHSVGAGKTIAVQNFLENIFMFLGVGAYTLATKAGVATNVSLAATGAATLLLVGYLWLQSRR; this comes from the coding sequence ATGGTTTTTAGGCCGTCACCGCTGGGGGCGCTGTTTTTCGCCCAGTTCCTGTCGGCGTTCGTCGACAACATGATCCTGTTCATCGCCCAGGCGATCATTGTCCGCGACTCATATCCTGTCTATTACCTGCCGTTCGTGCAGAGCACCTTCCTGGCAGCTTATATTCTCCTGTCGCCATGGGTGGGGCGTTTCGCCGACAAGCACGCGAAGGCGACGGTGCTGATCGCGGGCAATATCGTGAAAACGGCGGGGGTGGCGCTGCTGCTGGCGGCCGCCAACCCGGCGCTTGGCTATGCGGTGGTAGGCGTGGGCGCGGTGATCTACAGCCCGGCAAAATACGGGATACTGCCGTTCCTGACCCGTGGCGAGGACGAGCTGCTGCGCGCCAACTCCGGGCTGGAGAGCTACACTATCCTGGCCATTCTCGCCGGATCGGTCGCGGGCGGATTCCTGGCCGACCTGTCGATCGCAATGGCCCTTATAGTCAGTGTCCTCCTTTACGGCGCTTCGATCGCGGTAAACATGCTTATCCCCAAGGATGCGGGCAACCGCACGATCAGCTACGGGAACGCGGTGAGCGAGTTTATCGCCGACACGGCGATATTGTTGAGGCACCCCCGGAGCCATTACTCGCTGATCGGCACCGGGTCGTTCTGGATGGCCTCGGCGGTGCTGAGAATGATCATTTTCGCCTGGGTTCCCCTGACCCTGGGGATTACCGGCGGCACGCAGATCAGCATGATCATCGCCGTGACCGGTGTCGGCGTCGCTCTGGGTGCGGCGGCGACACCGTGGCTGATCAGCATCGGAACATACCGTCGCACGGTGTGGTTCGGCTTCGGTATGGGACTTGGCATCCTGGCGTTCCTGAAGATAAGCACCCTGCCTGTCGCCGTCGCTTTTTTGCTGCTGGTAGGGGTGCTGGGAGGGGTTTACATCGTGCCGATGAACGCCTGCCTGCAGCAGGTAGGTCACCACAGCGTCGGGGCAGGGAAGACGATCGCGGTGCAAAACTTCCTGGAGAATATTTTCATGTTCCTGGGAGTAGGCGCCTATACGTTGGCAACTAAAGCCGGGGTCGCCA